A portion of the Prosthecobacter fusiformis genome contains these proteins:
- a CDS encoding PmoA family protein has product MKFTPILSALLLGSLSLSAAAATFTVEKTPTGGAVVKIDGQFFTELVVDQANKPYLWPIIGPGGQTMTRAYPMKTVEGEQHDHPHHRGLCFGHENIGGYDTWAEAATFGESKNPKTAERVKHLGAIKHRELKDIKEGETASFTTVSDYVGPDGKKTIEEVRHHTFKVVGETRLIDIDIDLIATEGDTLVDDKKDSGLSIRVPTNMAVEKEKKTPGTGKIINSEGETDADAWAKRATWCDYYGEVDGKQVGVAMLNHPKSFRHPTPWHVRTYGLFTANPFGTQSLDPKAENGAVTLKKGEKITLRHRFIFHLGDEKAAKIAEAFADYAKEP; this is encoded by the coding sequence ATGAAGTTCACGCCCATCCTATCCGCCCTTCTACTCGGCTCGCTCTCACTGAGCGCCGCCGCAGCTACATTCACCGTCGAAAAGACTCCCACAGGCGGTGCCGTGGTCAAAATTGACGGCCAATTTTTCACCGAACTCGTGGTGGATCAGGCCAATAAGCCTTACTTGTGGCCCATCATCGGCCCTGGCGGCCAGACGATGACCCGCGCCTACCCGATGAAGACCGTGGAAGGTGAGCAGCATGACCACCCGCACCATCGCGGCCTGTGCTTCGGCCACGAAAACATAGGCGGTTATGACACCTGGGCGGAAGCCGCCACCTTTGGTGAAAGCAAGAATCCGAAAACAGCCGAACGTGTAAAACACCTGGGTGCCATCAAGCATCGCGAACTGAAGGACATCAAGGAAGGTGAAACAGCCTCCTTCACCACCGTCTCCGACTACGTGGGACCAGATGGCAAGAAGACCATCGAAGAAGTGCGCCATCATACTTTCAAAGTGGTGGGTGAAACCCGTCTCATTGATATCGACATCGACCTCATCGCCACCGAGGGCGACACGCTGGTGGATGACAAAAAAGATTCCGGCCTGAGCATCCGTGTGCCGACTAACATGGCGGTGGAAAAAGAAAAGAAAACACCGGGCACCGGCAAGATCATCAACAGCGAAGGCGAGACAGATGCCGATGCCTGGGCTAAGCGCGCCACCTGGTGTGACTACTATGGTGAAGTGGACGGCAAGCAGGTAGGTGTGGCTATGCTGAACCACCCCAAGAGCTTTCGCCACCCTACCCCATGGCATGTGCGCACATACGGTCTCTTCACCGCCAATCCATTTGGCACGCAGTCCCTGGACCCGAAGGCTGAGAATGGTGCTGTGACACTGAAGAAAGGTGAAAAAATCACCCTGCGCCACCGCTTCATCTTCCACCTGGGTGATGAAAAGGCAGCCAAGATCGCTGAGGCTTTTGCAGATTACGCCAAGGAGCCCTGA
- the tadA gene encoding tRNA adenosine(34) deaminase TadA, which produces MSIELPPAIDLISDAHFMREALRMAQKAARQDEVPIGAVIVHQGQIIGRAWNQVETLKDATAHAEMLALTQAESAMEDWRLADCDLYVTKEPCPMCAGAIMHCRIRRVIFGCGDPKGGAAGGFWNLLQAPNLNHRSEITPGVLAEESVALLKSFFAEARKRKALGQIHTKGLGGVSSSPDIFDGP; this is translated from the coding sequence ATGAGCATCGAGCTGCCGCCCGCCATCGATCTCATCTCGGACGCCCACTTCATGCGCGAGGCCCTGCGCATGGCGCAAAAAGCTGCCCGTCAGGACGAGGTGCCCATCGGTGCCGTCATCGTCCACCAGGGGCAGATCATTGGCCGCGCCTGGAACCAAGTGGAAACACTCAAGGATGCCACCGCCCATGCGGAAATGCTGGCCCTCACCCAGGCGGAAAGCGCCATGGAGGACTGGCGCCTGGCTGACTGTGATCTCTACGTGACCAAAGAGCCTTGTCCTATGTGTGCCGGGGCCATCATGCACTGCCGCATTCGCCGCGTCATCTTCGGCTGTGGCGACCCCAAAGGCGGTGCCGCCGGCGGTTTCTGGAACCTCCTCCAGGCCCCCAACCTCAATCATCGCAGCGAGATCACCCCCGGCGTTTTGGCCGAGGAAAGCGTCGCCCTGTTAAAGTCCTTTTTTGCCGAGGCCAGAAAACGCAAAGCCCTCGGCCAAATCCATACCAAAGGACTCGGCGGAGTCTCCTCCTCCCCAGACATCTTCGACGGCCCCTAG
- the ftsY gene encoding signal recognition particle-docking protein FtsY, with translation MAGFFKSLIQRFTKPDIDWDDLEAALIAGDLGPRLSLQIVDDLKDQARKLHGADIVQVTREHIRKILPEAPKPLTRLEGKPKVVLVIGVNGTGKTTSTAKLAHLLHKGGHKVVLAAADTFRAAAVEQLEVWSQRLNIPMVKGPPNGDPASVCFEAYDLASKTGADFLLCDTAGRLHNKHNLMEELKKIHRILGRKDSTSPHEVLLVVDATTGSNALQQAREFNKIIPLSGVIVTKLDGSGKGGILVTIQQELGVPTRYIGLGEKVEEFQAFDSQRFVEELL, from the coding sequence ATGGCCGGCTTTTTCAAATCTCTCATCCAACGCTTCACGAAACCCGACATCGATTGGGATGACCTGGAGGCCGCCCTCATCGCCGGTGACCTCGGGCCCCGGCTCAGTCTGCAAATTGTGGATGACCTGAAGGATCAGGCTCGCAAGCTCCACGGAGCAGACATTGTGCAAGTGACCCGGGAGCACATCCGCAAGATCCTGCCCGAAGCGCCTAAACCGCTAACCCGGCTGGAAGGGAAACCAAAAGTGGTCCTGGTTATCGGTGTCAATGGCACCGGCAAGACCACCTCCACCGCCAAGCTGGCCCATCTGCTGCACAAGGGCGGACACAAGGTCGTCCTCGCCGCTGCGGATACCTTCCGTGCGGCCGCTGTGGAGCAGCTCGAAGTCTGGTCCCAGCGCTTGAATATCCCCATGGTCAAAGGACCGCCGAATGGCGATCCTGCCTCTGTTTGTTTTGAGGCCTATGACCTGGCCTCCAAGACCGGAGCGGATTTCCTCCTCTGCGACACCGCCGGGCGTCTCCATAACAAGCACAACCTCATGGAGGAGCTGAAAAAAATTCATCGCATCCTCGGGCGCAAAGACAGCACCTCCCCGCATGAAGTCCTCCTTGTCGTGGATGCCACCACCGGTTCCAATGCCTTGCAGCAGGCACGTGAATTTAACAAAATTATCCCTCTCTCCGGCGTCATCGTCACCAAGCTGGATGGCAGCGGCAAAGGCGGCATCCTGGTGACCATTCAGCAGGAGCTCGGCGTGCCCACCCGCTACATCGGCCTGGGTGAAAAGGTGGAGGAATTTCAAGCCTTCGATTCCCAACGTTTTGTCGAGGAACTGCTATGA